Proteins from a single region of Eublepharis macularius isolate TG4126 chromosome 9, MPM_Emac_v1.0, whole genome shotgun sequence:
- the LOC129335758 gene encoding LOW QUALITY PROTEIN: olfactory receptor 5V1-like (The sequence of the model RefSeq protein was modified relative to this genomic sequence to represent the inferred CDS: inserted 2 bases in 1 codon): MAGGNQTQVMEFVFLGFSSIPRGHAFLFVVFLAIYLVTVTGNIMIVTLIQLDSRLHSPMYFFLSHLSCLDVCYSSVTVPKIMITLLHEKPTISYNQCMAQMFFLMSFAGSECALLAIMAYDRYAAICQPLRYSNLMSPQVRVPLAIFSWLWGMLDSAIHTILATNLSFCGANQLDHIFCDVPPLLKIACSDTYINEMALXMGMSPFLLVVISYIYILSAILRIRSNTGRRKAFSTCASHMVVVIIYYGMADLNYNRPSTGYSLEIDTLISTMYCIITPMLNPFIYSLRNKEVKGALWKVLGLQEKESTFPSKQ; this comes from the exons ATGGCAGGTGGCAATCAGACGCAGGTGATGGAATTCGTCTTCCTCGGTTTCTCTAGTATCCCAAGGGGCCATGCCTTCCTTTTTGTGGTGTTCCTAGCAATCTACTTGGTTACTGTAACCGGGAATATCATGATAGTCACCCTGATCCAGTTGGATTCCCGCCTGCACAGCCCCATGTACTTTTTCCTCAGCCATTTATCCTGCTTGGATGTTTGCTATTCATCCGTCACTGTCCCCAAGATCATGATAACCTTACTACACGAGAAACCAACTATTTCATATAACCAGTGCATGGCGCAGATGTTCTTCTTGATGTCATTTGCAGGATCGGAATGTGCCCTGCTGGCCATCATGGCCTACGACCGCTATGCCGCCATTTGCCAGCCACTGCGCTACAGTAATCTCATGAGCCCTCAGGTCCGTGTCCCTCTGGCCATTTTTTCGTGGCTCTGGGGCATGCTGGACTCAGCCATTCACACAATCCTGGCCACCAATCTATCATTCTGTGGGGCCAACCAGCTTGACCACATATTCTGTGATGTCCCACCTCTCCTGAAAATTGCCTGCAGCGACACCTACATTAACGAGATGGCCCT CATGGGCATGAGTCCATTCCTACTTGTCGTTATCTCGTACATCTACATCCTGTCCGCCATCTTGCGAATTCGCTCCAACACTGGCCGGCGCAAGGCCTTTTCTACCTGTGCTTCACACATGGTTGTAGTAATAATCTACTATGGGATGGCAGACTTGAACTACAACCGCCCCAGCACTGGCTACTCCTTGGAGATCGACACTCTGATCTCCACGATGTATTGTATCATCACTCCTATGCTAAACCCCTTCATCTACAGCCTCCGCAACAAAGAGGTAAAGGGGGCTCTGTGGAAGGTGCTGGGGCTGCAGGAGAAGGAGTCCACTTTCCCAAGCAAGCAGTGA